GTAAGCCTATGATCAGTTTATCAAAACGACCAAATAGAATGGCCGTTGATTTAATACCAATCTTGAGATCATCATCTCTATCTACCATCGCGTATTGGGTGTCATAAGCAATAGTCCACAACACATTAATCACAAAAACAAACCAAGCCATCATCGGTAGTTCACCCGACTGCGCAGCCCAAGCCATAGGAATCGACCAACTGAAAGCAAGCCCTAAAAATAGCTGAGGTAAGTAGGTATAGCGTTTCATGAACGGATAAATAAAAGCGAGCACGATACCAAAATAAGATAACCTGATGGTTAAATCGTTCATGGTCAACACTAAAGCAAATGAAATGATGGATAATGTAACAAATAAGAAGACCGCTTCTTTCGCACTCACCACCCCTGAAGGTAACGGTCTGTTACGTGTCCTTTTCACAAAGCCATCGACTTTGCGATCGGCAAAATCATTAATTACGCAGCCAGCAGAGCGCATTAAAAAAACGCCCAGAACAAAAACAATGAGCACTTTCCAATCTGGTAAGCCCTTTGCTGCAATGATCAATGCCCAAATGGTTGGCCATAACAAAAGCAGTGAACCAATTGGGCGATCCATACGCATTAACTGCCAATATGCGCGTGCTTTAGCAAAGGTCATCTAAACAGGCTCCTGAGTATAAATAGGGGAATGAGGTAAAAAGAGTTCTGCGACTAGCATTGGTTTGTGATCCATCCATAGACGTGAACGTCGAGCTAATAAAGGCTTACCGTCAACGTCGGCCCACCCTACTTCCAATCCATCACGTTTCACATTATCCGCACTAAAAACCGTTAATCCTAGAGGAGTTGTTCCTTGGTTAGATAAATCATGCTGTGAATCACGAATTGTTGATTCAGGAATAAGGGTACGGCCAATCACCCATGGTTCATTATCACCTAAAAGCACAACTTCTCGAACCCAGCAATCTTCTGAGGTATTTAGAGGGGCAACATCATTAGCTAATAAATTTTTATGCGCAACTTGTTGATTATTTATCAAATTAACATTAAGTTGATTACATTGTTTGGCTAATAAACGTGATAATGATCCTTTTTCCAACAGCCATTTCTTACTCTGTTCATCAGGAAATGTGAACATACTGGGTGAAGACCAGCTAACGTAATGTAGCGAATATAGGTAGAGCGAAGTAAACTTATTCATACTAATATTTCTATATGACAACATAGCGTCATAGGTGAAGCCAGAGATCACTTCTAGCAACCATAACTGGGCTTATCACTATTTTATTTAATGGATTGTTGCACTTATTGTAACAAGACTCGAGCCTTTCGAATATCGTAAACAAACTAAAGAAAAGACAACAATATGTTTAAACGTTTTCTAACCCCAGTGATACTTACTTTAAGTTTGCTCGCACCTTTCTGTGCCTCTGCTGAGCAAGAACAACCACCCAAACTTGCATACTTTACGCTCGAACCCGATCTCACCACTAACTTTTACACCAAAGGTAAAAAACTCGGTTATATCCAAGTACGCATTGATATCATGGTCGCTAATGAGGCTGATCTTCCTATTGTAGAAAAACATCAGCCCCTAATCCGTGATGCAGTGGTTGAATTATTAGGAGAGCAAAGTGCAGACACGATCAAGTCACTCTCGGGGCGAGAAGATTTACGTAAGACTCTGGTAGAAAAACTAAATAACATCTTACTACCAGAGACCGGGCGCCGTATCATCGCCGACTTACTTTTTACCAAATATATGTATCAATAAAACAGCAACAGAACGGCTTAATCTATTTGGCTTGATGACGCCAAGCGTCACTCAAGCCAAGTAATCCACCAGCAAGTAATCCAGCCAAGTGTGCTGTATTTGCGATAGCCATAAAAGGTTGCACATAGCCAAGTACTAACCAAATCAGCATAAATATAACAATTGATTTAGGCAGACTCACTCCAAGATGCGGAGCTCGAACACTGATCACCCATATGTAACCAAGCAAAGCATAAACCACTCCAGATAATCCCCCGAAGTTTGCACCATCAACCCAATATTGCCCAGCACCTGAGATAACTGCGGATACCACAAATATTTTTGCTACGGTAACACTGCCAAGCTTTTTCTCAATTGAACCACCAAGATCCCACCACCACAGTAAGTTAAAAGCGATGTGCATAACTGAGAAATGCAATAATGCATGAGAGACCCAGCGCCATAACTGCCATTGCTGAGATTTATAAGCAGGGAAATGCAGTAGAGAAAAAATAGCGCGTCCAAAACCCAATATCTGCAGTAGATAAATCGCTATACACGCAACCATGATTATTAAGGTGACAGGCCCTGCTCGATCTTTGATCATCGAGATCAAGCTTGGAGATTGATATTTAAAGGGCGGTGATTGATCATGACCGATCTCCCAGGATGCCGCTTGATACTTTGGATCATCAGGATGAGTGATAAATAGATTTAGTTCATCAACCACAGCCGAATATTGTGAATCATCAGATAACCACAATGAAAACTGCCCATCTCCTTCAGACATCATCTGAATATCAATCTGCTGCTTCGCCATATAATCAATAAAAGCTTGAGCAACACGAGGATTGTTTAGAGTGACCAGTTTTATCATAAATTATTCGCCTTTTATTACGGGTAAGCCTGCTCGATGCCAAGCTTCAAAACCACCATCAACACTATATACCTGTTCAAAACCTTGGTTTATTAAATATTGAGCAGCTCCCTGACTACTATTGCCATGATAACAAATGACAAGAACCGGATGATCAAATTCAATCTCATTCATAAATTCCACAATCGTATCATTCGTTAAATGAAAAGATTGATCGGCATGAGCCACATGAAAAGACTGCGGATCACGGATATCAACTAAAGCCGCCCCTTTTTCTTCCATCATCTTATGAGCATTAAATACATCGATATGTTGAAATTGGTCCATTTGAAAAGCCTTGTAATCTTGGGTTGTTATATTGACTGCATTGTAACCTATCCAATGGCTAACAAGTACACGTACTCAATAAGGTTATCCACTTATGCTACTTTAGGATCATTTTGTGGATAAAACTGTGGATAGCGTTGATAAAGTGTTTTTTTGATCTTTGATCCACAACATCTAGTAATGATCCTTATTTAGCTGTGTGTAAAAGAAAACATATCCCCATTCGGAAAATCGCTTTCAGCCCTTTATTTACCCTGTTTGATGACAACTCATAAATAAATTTGTCACAGAGTTATCCACAGATTTAAATCCCCTACTGATCACTATTTTTCGATCCAATTTACCAATATTGAGATCAGTCATGCACATATCGATCGGCAATAAAAAAGGCTGAGATCGTTAAATCTCAGCCTTCACATTCTATAAAGTGGATAACTTAAATATCACCCACTGCTTCTTTAAGCTTTTTCATCGCATTCTTTTCAAGCTGACGAATTCGTTCAGCGGAAACACCATAATGATCGGCAAGTTCTTGCAATGTCGCTTTTTGGTCATCAAGCCATCTTGAACGAACGATGTGTTGACTACGTTCATCCAACGTTGCTAATGCTGCGGTTAAACGTTGATTAGTGTGTTCTTCCCAGTTTTGGGCCTCAACGTTGTCTGCCAAGTCAGAGTCTTTGTCTTCAAGATACAGCACTGGCGCTGTGTAAGACGAATTTTCATCGTCGTCTGCTGACATTTCAAACGTCGCATCTTGCGCAGCTAGGCGAGATTCCATCTCACGTACTTCTGAAGGCTCGACACCTAATTCTCTTGCAACAGTCTCAACTTCACCATTGTTGAACCAACCTAAACGTTTTTTCGATTTACGTAGGTTAAAGAACAATTTACGTTGTGCTTTAGTCGTTGCAATTTTTACGATACGCCAGTTACGAAGCACGTATTCGTGAATTTCGGCTTTGATCCAGTGGACGGCAAACGACACGAGTCGAACACCTACTTCCGGATTAAAACGTTTTACCGCTTTCATCAGGCCGATGTTACCTTCCTGAACCAAATCTGCCATAGGCAAACCATAACCAGAGTAACCTCGAGCCACATGAACAACGAATCGAAGATGAGAAAGGATTAGTCCTTTCGCTGCTTCAATGTCACCTTTGTAGTGTAACCGCTCTGCGAGTGAGCGCTCTTCGTCAGCTGTTAGCATCGGATAGCTATTCACTGAACGAATATAGCTGTCTAGGCTATCTTGCGTTACTAGAGCCATTGGATACGCTTGGTTAGTCATTCAATTCCTCATCAATTTCTGATCTGGAGCCACTTTAACTCAACTATGCTGAACCTAAAATGAATAGAGTTCAAGCACTAGAAGTTATTATGCATAAACAATTATAATAAACAAGTCAACACTTGTTAACATATTGTCCGTATTTTCTATTCTAAATGGGGTCTATTTCTTTGAGATGACGGTTCGCGGATACTCGAGCAGCCACACATCCAATAAAGGTTCCCATCATCAATAATAATAACGATTCATCCCAACCTAATCCCAATAGTTGGAAATGACTGTCGTATAACCCTGCTAATTTTTCTACTGCGTTATTCAGCAATAAAGTAATTATAGCCGTCATTACCCACGCGATGATCGCCCCTAAAATACCGAACCACATACCAGAATATACATAAGGCCTTAGTATGTAGCTGTCGGTTGCTCCAATCAGCTTCATGGTTTGTATTTCTTCTTTATTCGACTGCACATTAAAGCGCAGCGTATTCCCTACAATGAGAAATACAGAAGCAAGCATCAGAATAGATAGACTGACCACTAAAATACTGGCTAGGTTGCGAATGGCATCAAGACGAGATAGCCAATCCTCGTCAAGCCTCACATCTGTTACACTGGCGTTTTTTTGTATATCCAGGGCAATCGACTTGATTTGCTGTTTTTGAGTGACTTTGGGATTCACAATCAACACAGCTGGCAGAGCAGAAGAATCCAGCAAACTAATCGCTTGCTCGAATCCAGCATTCGCACTCAGGTCTTCAATCCCTTGTTGTGGCGAAATATATTCCACTTTATCGACATCATCCCTTCGCTCAATTTCATCTTTGATGACCATAATTTTTGCTTCGGGCGTGCCTTCTTCAAGGTACACACTAATTTGCGAAGAACTGGCTACGCTAGCAGCAACAGATGAGATATTTTTACTAATCAGATAAAAACAACTTGGTAAAGTGAGCGCCATAGAGATAACCGCAAGCGTAAGGATATTCCCCATCGGACGTTGCCAAAGCTTATTAAATGCCGCTTTAGCCTGTTTTATCTGAACAGTAAAATAGCCATCCGTTTTCATTCGCTTACCAGGATTAGACTTAGGCTCTTTACGCTTTAATCTTTTATTGGCCATAATCTTGGACCTCGCTCAAAAAACCTTGGTTCAGTTCTAAGTGACGATATTGAGGACGAGAATTCACTAAGTTAATATCGTGAGTCGCCAATAAAATGGTGACTCCAGCTCGATTAAATTCTTCAAATAATCGTAGAATTCGGTTCGACAGTTCTGGATCAAGGTTTCCGGTAGGCTCATCTGCAAGCAATAGAGTCGGACGATTAACCACAGCCCGAGCAATACCAACTCGTTGCTGTTCCCCACCTGATAACTGTGTCGGGAAACAGCGTGCTTTATCAAGCAATCCCGTTTTATCTAGCGCTGCAGAAACACGCCGTTTGATTTCCGCTTCACTCGCAGATTCAATTCTCATTGGCAAAGCCACGTTCTCAAACACCGTACGATCCATCAGCAGGCGGTGATCTTGAAATACAATACCAATATTACGACGTAAAAAAGGAATATCACGATTAGGAATCCGTGTTATATCGTGATCATTAAAACTGATTTTTCCGTCCGTTGGCCTTTCAATCGCACAGATTAATTTCAACAGGGTACTTTTCCCTGCACCTGAATGCCCACCTAGAAACGCCATTTCACCCCGGCGTAGATGGAAATCTACCTTCTGCAGTGCCTGACGTCCGCCTCGATAGGCTTTACTTACTTGTTGAAATTTAATCACGCATTATTCCTCTTGAACCTACCTTAGGAATACCTTCATTAAGTATTTAATTTTTAATGTTATTCATCGCGGCTAAACAGCGCATCGATAAATTCTTGAGTTTCGAATGGACGAAGATCATCGATTCCTTCACCCACACCAATATAACGAATTGGAATTTGGAACTGATCTGCTAGGGCAAAAATAACACCACCTTTTGCAGTACCATCTAGTTTAGTTAGAGTAATCCCGGTTAAAGGTGCTGCTTCGGTAAATAACTTCGCTTGGCTAATCGCATTTTGGCCAGTTCCCGCATCAAGCGTTAACATGATTTCGTGAGGTGCTGAATCATCGATTTTTTTCATCACACGAACAATTTTACGCAACTCTTCCATTAAGTTGCCTTTATTTTGCAGACGACCAGCGGTGTCGGCAATGACCACGTCATAATGGCGCGCTTTAGCCGCTTCAATCGCATCATAAATCACTGAAGCGCTATCAGCCCCTGTGTGCTGCGCAATAACAGGCACATCATTACGTTCACCCCAAACCTGAAGCTGTTCGACAGCGGCGGCACGGAATGTATCCCCAGCGGCTAACATCACTTTCTTGCCATCCGCTTGAAATTGTTTCGCCAATTTACCAATGGTTGTTGTTTTACCTACCCCATTAACACCAACCATAAGAATGACGTAAGGTGTTTTTTCTGTGTCGATAACTAAAGGTTGTTCAACGGTAGAAAGGATGTCAGCCATCTCTTCCTTTAACAATCCATATAATGCTTCGCCATCTTTTAATTCTTGGCGCGATGCTTTTTCTGTCAGACTATCGATAATTTTCATTGTGGTATCCATGCCCACATCAGCAATCAATAGCTGTTCTTCTAACTCTTCAAATAAGTCATCATCGATTTTTTTACCCTTAAACAGGCCAAAAAAGCCAGCACCAATATTGGCTTTAGTACGACTTAAACTACGTTTTAAACGAGCAAAAAAGCTTTCCGTCGGTTTCTCTTGTTCCTGAATACGTGCTGCTTTAGGTTCTTCAACCACTTCATGTTCAGGCTCTTCAATTACTTCTGCTTCTGCTTCTGCTTCTGCTTCTGCTTCTGCTTCTGCAACAAGAGTATCTTCAGACTCAGATGGCTCATCAACGACCGGTTGATCTTGTTCGTCTTTTTCTACTTCGGTTGTTTGTGTCTGGCCAGACTCTTCATCGCCAAAGCCGAGCCACGACAGTAAGCCACGCTTCTTTTTTTCTGTCATCAGGGAATATCCTAGATTTGCTTAACTAACTATGACTCTTTTCTTGGAGAATTATCCCTCTAAAGAAAAGAAAAAATGACAAAGCAGTGAAAACTTTTGCTCTCACTTGATACACTTTGCCATACTTTTTTCATTCAACTGTCCATTTCCAGCCATAATCGCTGGCAGGATGGCTATAGTAACACTTAATGAGCGGTCAAAAAATCTATGGCAAGACGTCCTAAGCAAAAACCATCTGCTGCCCAATCACCAACAGGTCACGTACGCATAATCAGTGGGTTGTGGAGAGGAAGAAAACTCCCTGTCCATGATGCTCAAGGATTAAGGCCAACGACCGATCGAGTCAAGGAAACTCTATTTAATTGGCTAGCGCAAGATATTGCAGGGTCAAACTGTCTTGATCTTTTTGCAGGTTCAGGCGGTTTAAGCTTCGAAGCTGCATCTCGTCAAGCTAACCACGTCTCTATGTTGGAATTAAACCCTAAAGCGTATCAGCAGTTGAGTCAAAACATCACCGCTTTAAAGACAACAAATATTGAAGTTCATCAAACAGATACTTTGCAATACTTGGCGAAAAAAGGCACGCCCCATGATGTAGTCTTTATTGACCCCCCTTTTCGCAAAGGCTTACTTGAGGAAACGATTCAGTTGTTAGAAAACAATGGGTGGTTAGCCAATTACGCTATGATTTATATTGAATGTGAACGTGAGTTAGCCTTACCTGAGCTACCTGAACACTGGGAACTTTACCGAGAAAAATCAGCAGGTCAGGTGAGTTATCGTTTATACGAAAGGAATGTAGGATGAAAGCTCTCATTTGGATCGCTAAAACAGCCATTGCACTTGTTTGGTTAGTGCTCATTCTTAATATAGTGATGCCTTTCCCCGGGAAAGCGGCTTGGGCGCTATACATCATGACTGTGTTTTTGTTTATGATGCATGGTCTTCAAGCATTGATTTTTATTGGGGCGTTCGGTGACAAAATTTCCATGAGTCGCTGGGAAAAGTGGTCAATACTCATATTTGGTATTTTTGCCCTACTGGATATTCGGCGAAAGCACATGTCTTAATATCGCTATCCCAAAATAAATAAAGCCCGGT
This genomic stretch from Vibrio nitrifigilis harbors:
- the glpG gene encoding rhomboid family intramembrane serine protease GlpG translates to MIKLVTLNNPRVAQAFIDYMAKQQIDIQMMSEGDGQFSLWLSDDSQYSAVVDELNLFITHPDDPKYQAASWEIGHDQSPPFKYQSPSLISMIKDRAGPVTLIIMVACIAIYLLQILGFGRAIFSLLHFPAYKSQQWQLWRWVSHALLHFSVMHIAFNLLWWWDLGGSIEKKLGSVTVAKIFVVSAVISGAGQYWVDGANFGGLSGVVYALLGYIWVISVRAPHLGVSLPKSIVIFMLIWLVLGYVQPFMAIANTAHLAGLLAGGLLGLSDAWRHQAK
- the ftsY gene encoding signal recognition particle-docking protein FtsY — its product is MTEKKKRGLLSWLGFGDEESGQTQTTEVEKDEQDQPVVDEPSESEDTLVAEAEAEAEAEAEAEVIEEPEHEVVEEPKAARIQEQEKPTESFFARLKRSLSRTKANIGAGFFGLFKGKKIDDDLFEELEEQLLIADVGMDTTMKIIDSLTEKASRQELKDGEALYGLLKEEMADILSTVEQPLVIDTEKTPYVILMVGVNGVGKTTTIGKLAKQFQADGKKVMLAAGDTFRAAAVEQLQVWGERNDVPVIAQHTGADSASVIYDAIEAAKARHYDVVIADTAGRLQNKGNLMEELRKIVRVMKKIDDSAPHEIMLTLDAGTGQNAISQAKLFTEAAPLTGITLTKLDGTAKGGVIFALADQFQIPIRYIGVGEGIDDLRPFETQEFIDALFSRDE
- the glpE gene encoding thiosulfate sulfurtransferase GlpE, yielding MDQFQHIDVFNAHKMMEEKGAALVDIRDPQSFHVAHADQSFHLTNDTIVEFMNEIEFDHPVLVICYHGNSSQGAAQYLINQGFEQVYSVDGGFEAWHRAGLPVIKGE
- the rsmD gene encoding 16S rRNA (guanine(966)-N(2))-methyltransferase RsmD translates to MARRPKQKPSAAQSPTGHVRIISGLWRGRKLPVHDAQGLRPTTDRVKETLFNWLAQDIAGSNCLDLFAGSGGLSFEAASRQANHVSMLELNPKAYQQLSQNITALKTTNIEVHQTDTLQYLAKKGTPHDVVFIDPPFRKGLLEETIQLLENNGWLANYAMIYIECERELALPELPEHWELYREKSAGQVSYRLYERNVG
- a CDS encoding chorismate lyase, with amino-acid sequence MNKFTSLYLYSLHYVSWSSPSMFTFPDEQSKKWLLEKGSLSRLLAKQCNQLNVNLINNQQVAHKNLLANDVAPLNTSEDCWVREVVLLGDNEPWVIGRTLIPESTIRDSQHDLSNQGTTPLGLTVFSADNVKRDGLEVGWADVDGKPLLARRSRLWMDHKPMLVAELFLPHSPIYTQEPV
- the ftsX gene encoding permease-like cell division protein FtsX, translating into MANKRLKRKEPKSNPGKRMKTDGYFTVQIKQAKAAFNKLWQRPMGNILTLAVISMALTLPSCFYLISKNISSVAASVASSSQISVYLEEGTPEAKIMVIKDEIERRDDVDKVEYISPQQGIEDLSANAGFEQAISLLDSSALPAVLIVNPKVTQKQQIKSIALDIQKNASVTDVRLDEDWLSRLDAIRNLASILVVSLSILMLASVFLIVGNTLRFNVQSNKEEIQTMKLIGATDSYILRPYVYSGMWFGILGAIIAWVMTAIITLLLNNAVEKLAGLYDSHFQLLGLGWDESLLLLMMGTFIGCVAARVSANRHLKEIDPI
- the ubiA gene encoding 4-hydroxybenzoate octaprenyltransferase, producing MTFAKARAYWQLMRMDRPIGSLLLLWPTIWALIIAAKGLPDWKVLIVFVLGVFLMRSAGCVINDFADRKVDGFVKRTRNRPLPSGVVSAKEAVFLFVTLSIISFALVLTMNDLTIRLSYFGIVLAFIYPFMKRYTYLPQLFLGLAFSWSIPMAWAAQSGELPMMAWFVFVINVLWTIAYDTQYAMVDRDDDLKIGIKSTAILFGRFDKLIIGLLQLATLAMLIGLGCQLHLGVIYYWVLLVAGGLFVYQQHLIRHRERDPCFVAFLNNNYVGIAVCIGLLIAYLI
- the ftsE gene encoding cell division ATP-binding protein FtsE; the protein is MIKFQQVSKAYRGGRQALQKVDFHLRRGEMAFLGGHSGAGKSTLLKLICAIERPTDGKISFNDHDITRIPNRDIPFLRRNIGIVFQDHRLLMDRTVFENVALPMRIESASEAEIKRRVSAALDKTGLLDKARCFPTQLSGGEQQRVGIARAVVNRPTLLLADEPTGNLDPELSNRILRLFEEFNRAGVTILLATHDINLVNSRPQYRHLELNQGFLSEVQDYGQ
- a CDS encoding flagellar basal body-associated protein FliL, which codes for MFKRFLTPVILTLSLLAPFCASAEQEQPPKLAYFTLEPDLTTNFYTKGKKLGYIQVRIDIMVANEADLPIVEKHQPLIRDAVVELLGEQSADTIKSLSGREDLRKTLVEKLNNILLPETGRRIIADLLFTKYMYQ
- the rpoH gene encoding RNA polymerase sigma factor RpoH, which gives rise to MTNQAYPMALVTQDSLDSYIRSVNSYPMLTADEERSLAERLHYKGDIEAAKGLILSHLRFVVHVARGYSGYGLPMADLVQEGNIGLMKAVKRFNPEVGVRLVSFAVHWIKAEIHEYVLRNWRIVKIATTKAQRKLFFNLRKSKKRLGWFNNGEVETVARELGVEPSEVREMESRLAAQDATFEMSADDDENSSYTAPVLYLEDKDSDLADNVEAQNWEEHTNQRLTAALATLDERSQHIVRSRWLDDQKATLQELADHYGVSAERIRQLEKNAMKKLKEAVGDI
- a CDS encoding DUF1145 domain-containing protein; the protein is MKALIWIAKTAIALVWLVLILNIVMPFPGKAAWALYIMTVFLFMMHGLQALIFIGAFGDKISMSRWEKWSILIFGIFALLDIRRKHMS